A genomic window from Osmerus eperlanus chromosome 5, fOsmEpe2.1, whole genome shotgun sequence includes:
- the LOC134021242 gene encoding gamma-crystallin M2-like translates to MADMNMMGKITFYEDRNFMGRSYECMNDCSDMSSYMSRCHSCRVERGCFMVYNRTNYMGNQYFMRRGEYADYMSMFNWSDCIRSCRMIPMHRGSYRMRIYERDNFGGQMHEMMDDCDNIMDRYRMNNCMSCNVMEGHWLMYDQANYRGRMWYMRPGEYRNFNQMMGGMGGMGGMGGMGNMKFMSMRRINDSFY, encoded by the exons ATCACCTTCTACGAGGACAGGAACTTCATGGGACGCTCCTATGAGTGTATGAATGATTGTTCCGACATGTCCTCCTACATGTCCCGCTGCCACtcctgcagggtggagagaggctgCTTCATGGTCTACAACCGCACCAACTACATGGGTAACCAGTACTTCATGAGGAGGGGCGAGTACGCCGACTACATGAGCATGTTTAACTGGAGCGACTGCATCAGGTCCTGTCGTATGATCCCCATG CACAGAGGAAGCTACAGGATGAGGATCTACGAGAGGGACAATTTCGGTGGCCAGATGCATGAGATGATGGACGACTGTGACAACATCATGGATCGTTACCGCATGAACAACTGCATGTCCTGCAACGTGATGGAGGGCCACTGGCTGATGTACGATCAGGCCAACTACAGAGGCAGAATGTGGTACATGAGGCCTGGCGAGTACAGGAACTTCAATCAGATGATGGGAGGCATGGGAGGCATGGGAGGCATGGGAGGCATGGGCAACATGAAGTTCATGAGCATGAGGCGCATCAATGACTCTTTCTACTAG
- the LOC134021234 gene encoding gamma-crystallin M2-like isoform X5, whose protein sequence is MADMNMMGKITFYEDRNFMGRSYECMNDMSDMSSYMSRCHSCRVERGCFMVYNRTNYMGNQYFMRRGEYADYMSMFNWSDCIRSCRMIPMHRGSYRMRIYERENFGGQMHEMMDDCDNIMDRYRMNNCMSCNVMDGHWLMYEQPNYRGRMWYMRPGEYRNFNQMMGGMGGMGGMGEGQLRWPDA, encoded by the exons ATGGCCGACATGAACATGATGGGCAAG ATCACCTTTTACGAGGACAGGAACTTCATGGGACGTTCCTATGAGTGTATGAATGACATGTCCGACATGTCCTCCTACATGTCCCGCTGCCACtcctgcagggtggagagaggttgCTTCATGGTCTACAACCGCACCAACTACATGGGTAACCAGTACTTCATGAGGAGGGGCGAGTACGCCGACTACATGAGCATGTTTAACTGGAGCGACTGCATCAGGTCCTGCCGTATGATCCCCATG CACAGAGGAAGCTACAGGATGAGGATCTACGAGAGGGAGAACTTCGGTGGCCAGATGCATGAGATGATGGACGACTGTGACAACATCATGGATCGTTACCGCATGAACAACTGCATGTCCTGCAACGTGATGGACGGCCACTGGCTGATGTACGAGCAGCCCAACTACAGAGGCAGAATGTGGTACATGAGGCCTGGCGAGTACAGGAACTTCAATCAGATGATGGGAGGCATGGGAG